The Alkalinema sp. FACHB-956 sequence CAGTAAGCTTGCTAAAACGGAAAAATTCCTATGCATATCATGCATCATAAAAGATGTGATTTAAATCAGAAACTAAATTGATTTAAAACGATTAATCAAGCGCTAAACTAGCGAAAAATTTATATTGTTCATTCATAGAATCAACCATTTCTTCAGTTAAATTCCTTGGAGCGATTTCTTAATTCGTTGTCCCCCTCCTTTGAGTGGTGTCCTAGGGTTAAATATCCGTATCTAAAGTTGTGTCTTCACTGGGATTTCCAGTGCAATTTTCCAATGCCCGATCGGCAAGTTTTTGAGCAATCCATCCCTATCCATGCCAGCGCTAGCGTTGTTGAACAATGCTTTACCAACCTCGAATTGATGCATCGTTGGCTGAATCCTGCCTTGCGATGTCAGCCCTTAGGCCCTTGGAGTACTGATTTAGGCAGTGAAAGTTTATTCATTGTCAAAGTTCCTTTCCTGAATCCCACACTGCGTAATCGAGTTGTGGAACGACAACCGGGACTCGTGGTCTGGGAATTTGAAGGATTTTTTCGCGGGCGCGATCGCTGGGAATGCCGACCCACGCCCGAAGGCACGTTATTGCTGAATCGTTTTGAATTTGAGATTCCCAATCCTCTGGTGTCCTTGGGCTTCCAGTGGTTTGCAGCACGTTGGACAGCGGAGGATATGAAAACGCAACTACGCCGACTGAAACGGGTGGCAGAAGAGATCCACCAACGATCGGGAGTCTAACCCTGGGATGTTCAAATTTACAACTTGGGGATCGAAGCTCTAACCTCAGGATGTCTAGTCTCCAAAAGATAGACTTTTTTTCCGTCTTATTTCAGGA is a genomic window containing:
- a CDS encoding SRPBCC family protein, with amino-acid sequence MPDRQVFEQSIPIHASASVVEQCFTNLELMHRWLNPALRCQPLGPWSTDLGSESLFIVKVPFLNPTLRNRVVERQPGLVVWEFEGFFRGRDRWECRPTPEGTLLLNRFEFEIPNPLVSLGFQWFAARWTAEDMKTQLRRLKRVAEEIHQRSGV